From one Acidibrevibacterium fodinaquatile genomic stretch:
- the lptC gene encoding LPS export ABC transporter periplasmic protein LptC codes for MSTGTPRVRVASEETRLAIAAARSQRAPTPARIARRRLLITWSKRLLPVLALILLSSIALWPEIARQTAAGRAALRGWSASITASGQMINARYHGVDEKNRPYTLTATTATQVTPERVNLTDPKGDVLMESGNWLMLKALRGVYMQHANQLDLEGNVTLYRDDGTTLHSATASLDLRAGAGASNDITNAEGPFGTLDAMGFALVDKGAVIQFVGPARLVLNNNRGESHDQP; via the coding sequence ATGAGCACGGGCACTCCCCGCGTTCGTGTCGCCAGTGAGGAGACGCGGCTCGCCATCGCCGCCGCCCGCAGCCAGCGCGCGCCGACGCCGGCGCGTATCGCGCGGCGGCGCCTCCTTATCACCTGGTCGAAGCGGCTGTTGCCGGTGCTGGCGCTGATCCTGCTTTCCTCGATCGCGCTTTGGCCGGAGATCGCGCGCCAGACCGCGGCCGGGCGGGCGGCCTTGCGCGGCTGGAGCGCCAGCATCACCGCGAGCGGCCAGATGATCAACGCCCGCTATCATGGCGTCGATGAGAAAAATCGCCCCTACACCCTGACCGCGACCACCGCGACGCAGGTGACGCCCGAGCGTGTCAACCTGACCGACCCCAAGGGCGACGTCTTGATGGAGAGCGGCAACTGGCTGATGTTGAAGGCGCTGCGCGGCGTCTACATGCAGCACGCCAACCAGCTCGATCTCGAGGGCAATGTGACGCTCTATCGCGACGATGGGACCACCCTCCATTCCGCGACCGCATCGCTCGATCTCCGCGCCGGCGCCGGCGCGAGCAACGACATCACCAACGCCGAGGGGCCGTTCGGCACCCTCGATGCCATGGGCTTCGCCCTCGTCGACAAGGGCGCGGTGATCCAGTTCGTCGGCCCGGCCCGTCTGGTTCTCAACAACAACCGCGGTGAGAGCCATGACCAACCCTAG
- a CDS encoding LptA/OstA family protein produces MTNPRRWRRAWLLGFAALCVATGAAHAQPIDMSHGGPITVTARDGMDWRQNDQEVVARGDAVAIRDNVTVTADVLIAHYRKKASAASANTTANTTASGAQPVAAKNAGPASPPPATPPSAGAKPAASGAAPAPGATNPDDSGGNEIYRLEAVGHVHIFTATDQAWGDKAVYDMDQAVLILTGHALKLTTPQDVVTSRDSMEYYSQTRISIARGNAVVVTSDGRRIAADTLVSYSAPPDQPPAAGAAAAPKPPPPKPGQQQDELQAASGKLKRVEAYGNVDLRTATEIVYGDRGVYVPDTGKARVIGNVRVTRGDNQLNGVAADVDMKTGVSTMLSSTDQRVHGLIMPNQNENGAAKTAAGKKAGDKNAAGKEGDKAPTSGAATTSATAPAKATTP; encoded by the coding sequence ATGACCAACCCTAGGCGCTGGCGGCGCGCTTGGCTGCTCGGCTTTGCCGCGCTCTGCGTCGCCACTGGCGCGGCGCACGCCCAGCCGATCGACATGTCGCATGGCGGGCCGATCACGGTGACGGCGCGCGACGGCATGGATTGGCGCCAGAACGACCAGGAAGTGGTCGCGCGCGGCGATGCGGTCGCGATTCGCGACAATGTCACCGTCACCGCCGATGTCCTGATCGCGCATTACCGCAAGAAGGCGAGTGCCGCGTCCGCCAACACGACCGCCAACACGACCGCCAGCGGCGCGCAGCCGGTGGCGGCGAAAAATGCCGGCCCGGCCAGCCCGCCACCCGCCACTCCGCCATCCGCGGGCGCCAAACCGGCGGCATCGGGCGCGGCGCCGGCGCCGGGGGCTACCAATCCCGATGACAGCGGCGGCAATGAGATCTATCGCCTGGAAGCGGTTGGCCATGTGCATATCTTTACCGCGACCGATCAGGCTTGGGGTGACAAGGCGGTTTATGACATGGACCAGGCGGTGCTGATCCTGACCGGGCACGCCCTCAAGCTCACCACGCCGCAGGATGTCGTGACGTCGCGCGACAGCATGGAATATTACTCACAGACCCGCATCTCGATCGCCCGCGGCAACGCCGTCGTCGTCACCAGCGACGGGCGGCGGATCGCCGCCGACACGCTCGTCTCTTATTCCGCGCCACCCGATCAGCCGCCGGCCGCGGGCGCTGCCGCCGCGCCGAAACCGCCACCGCCAAAACCCGGCCAGCAGCAAGACGAGCTGCAAGCCGCCTCCGGCAAGCTCAAGCGGGTTGAGGCCTATGGCAATGTCGATCTCCGCACCGCGACCGAAATCGTCTATGGTGATCGCGGCGTCTATGTGCCCGATACCGGCAAGGCCCGTGTTATCGGCAATGTGCGGGTGACGCGCGGGGATAATCAGCTCAATGGCGTGGCGGCCGACGTCGATATGAAAACCGGGGTGTCCACGATGCTTTCCAGCACCGATCAGCGCGTCCACGGTCTGATCATGCCCAATCAGAACGAAAACGGCGCCGCCAAAACCGCTGCTGGCAAGAAGGCGGGCGACAAGAATGCCGCCGGCAAGGAGGGTGACAAGGCGCCGACGTCGGGCGCCGCCACGACATCGGCAACCGCCCCGGCGAAGGCGACGACGCCATGA
- the lptB gene encoding LPS export ABC transporter ATP-binding protein encodes MTELRVVQGQLGLTASGLGKTYKKRPVVRNVSISVRRGEAVGLLGPNGAGKTTTFYMIVGLVQPDTGAIRLDGNEITGLPMYRRARLGIGYLPQEASIFRGLNVEQNIMSALEVVEPLKDRRDQMLDELLAEFGIGHLRRTPSLALSGGERRRLEIARALATQPSYILLDEPLAGIDPIAVGEIRDLVSHLKDRGIGVLITDHNVRETLEVIDRAYIMHDGQVLMEGQPQEVVAHEDVRRVYLGERFSL; translated from the coding sequence ATGACCGAGCTGCGTGTGGTGCAGGGGCAGCTCGGTCTCACCGCGAGCGGCCTCGGCAAAACCTACAAAAAGCGCCCGGTGGTCAGGAATGTCTCGATCTCTGTCCGGCGTGGCGAAGCGGTCGGCCTGCTTGGGCCCAACGGCGCGGGCAAGACGACGACGTTCTATATGATCGTCGGCCTGGTCCAGCCCGATACCGGCGCCATCCGGCTCGATGGCAACGAGATCACCGGATTGCCGATGTATCGCCGGGCGCGCCTTGGCATCGGCTATCTGCCGCAGGAAGCGAGCATTTTCCGTGGCCTCAATGTCGAGCAGAACATCATGTCGGCGCTCGAGGTGGTCGAGCCGCTCAAGGACCGGCGCGACCAAATGCTCGACGAATTGCTCGCCGAGTTCGGCATCGGCCATCTCCGCCGCACCCCCTCGCTCGCGCTTTCGGGCGGCGAGCGGCGCCGGCTCGAAATCGCCCGCGCGCTCGCAACCCAGCCGAGCTACATCCTGCTCGATGAGCCACTGGCCGGCATCGATCCCATCGCGGTCGGTGAAATCCGTGATCTCGTCTCGCATCTCAAGGACCGCGGCATCGGCGTCTTGATCACCGATCACAATGTCCGCGAAACGCTAGAGGTGATCGACCGCGCCTATATCATGCATGACGGGCAGGTGTTGATGGAAGGCCAGCCGCAGGAGGTGGTGGCGCATGAGGATGTGCGGCGCGTATACCTCGGCGAAAGGTTTAGCCTCTAG